The following proteins come from a genomic window of Carcharodon carcharias isolate sCarCar2 chromosome 10, sCarCar2.pri, whole genome shotgun sequence:
- the LOC121282995 gene encoding dual specificity protein phosphatase 8-like isoform X2: MYETEMKLKIRVRRIKEGREIRGGFAAFSSCFPGLCEGKPTTILPMSISQPCLPVANIGPTRILPHLYLGSQKDVLNKDLMVQNGITYVLNASNSCPKPDFISESHFMRIPVNDNYCEKLLPWLDESVVFIDKAKVSNCRVLVHCLAGISRSATVAIAYIMKTMGLSSDDAYRFVKDRRPSISPNFNFMGQLLEYEKSLKLLKVWSLSSLKPQADRLEEDVDKEVTDVCRGILERTCPVFPTSETTGQAAQKDANQQCGDSESSGNDCKNASHITLQQGLNGLHLSTERIQDTNRLKRSFSLDVKSSYSPSASFNSSKATTPMDSDDIPKLCKLEVKMASPGFEQYSPSLDSPDKPTGSDFGAESKARQRRKPKHIGSLSNSSSSPVHPLSLNLNRTGMPCPIHKVNNVEDNLKQALLLNIPSAQQLPLGNNSINRWGKHSELVQSPASTSPSVNTPWYFSTDSQSSHMTGSTNLFSGGAPSYSSFGCNTAPNGCEQYGGVRLREKQPEPRDTRRSWHEEGAIEKQFKRRSCQMEFEDGMSESRSREDLGKIGKQSSFSGSMEIIEVS; encoded by the exons ATGTACGAAACGGAGATGAAGCTGAAGATCAGAGTGAGACGGATAAAAGAGGGAAGGGAAATCCGAG GGGGATTTGCTGCATTTTCCTCCTGTTTCCCAGGCCTATGTGAGGGCAAGCCCACCACTATCCTGCCAATGAGCATCTCTCAGCCGTGCCTACCTGTCGCCAACATCGGTCCTACTCGAATCCTCCCACATTTGTACTTGGGGTCGCAGAAAGACGTGCTAAATAAg GACTTAATGGTACAGAATGGAATCACATATGTACTTAATGCCAGCAACTCTTGCCCCAAGCCTGACTTCATCTCAGAGAGTCACTTCATGCGCATTCCAGTCAACGATAACTACTGTGAGAAGCTTCTGCCCTGGTTGGATGAATCTGTTGTTTTCATCG ACAAAGCAAAGGTCTCCAACTGCCGAGTGCTTGTTCACTGTTTGGCTGGGATCTCTCGATCGGCTACAGTCGCCATTGCCTACATTATGAAGACTATGGGCCTGTCCTCAGATGATGCTTACAG GTTTGTCAAGGATCGAAGGCCATCGATATCTCCTAATTTCAACTTCATGGGGCAGCTGCTGGAGTATGAGAAGAGCCTAAAGCTTCTGAAGGTCTGGTCCCTCAGCTCCCTGAAGCCCCAGGCAGATAGACTGGAGGAGGATGTCGACAAAGAGGTGACTGACGTCTGCAGGGGCATCTTGGAAAGGACGTGTCCTGTCTTCCCTACTTCTGAGACTACAGGACAAGCTGCACAGAAGGATGCAAACCAGCAGTGTGGTgattcagagagcagtggaaatgATTGTAAGAATGCGTCACACATCACCTTGCAGCAGGGCCTCAATGGCCTACATCTATCCACGGAGCGGATTCAGGACACTAACCGCCTCAAGCGCTCTTTCTCACTGGACGTCAAGTCTTCCTACTCGCCAAGTGCCAGCTTCAATTCCAGCAAGGCCACCACACCAATGGATTCTGATGACATCCCAAAGCTTTGCAAACTCGAGGTCAAAATGGCCAGCCCCGGCTTTGAGCAGTACTCTCCAAGCCTGGACAGCCCAGATAAGCCCACAGGGTCAGACTTCGGTGCCGAATCGAAAGCTCGGCAGAGGCGGAAGCCAAAGCACATTGGCAGTCTCTCAAACTCGTCCAGCTCACCCGTGCATCCCTTAAGTTTAAACTTAAACAGGACCGGCATGCCCTGCCCAATCCACAAGGTCAACAATGTGGAGGACAACCTGAAACAGGCGCTGCTGCTGAATATTCCTAGCGCCCAGCAGCTTCCTTTGGGGAATAACAGCATTAACCGGTGGGGGAAGCATTCAGAACTGGTACAATCCCCGGCTTCAACAAGCCCCTCCGTCAACACTCCGTGGTACTTTAGCACAGACTCCCAATCCAGTCACATGACAGGAAGCACCAACCTCTTCAGTGGTGGTGCCCCCTCGTACTCCTCCTTTGGCTGCAATACTGCACCAAACGGCTGTGAACAGTACGGGGGGGTCCGGCTGCGCGAGAAGCAGCCTGAACCGAGGGACACTAGACGGAGCTGGCATGAGGAGGGAGCCATTGAGAAACAGTTCAAGAGGCGGAGCTGCCAGATGGAGTTTGAGGACGGCATGTCAGAGAGCAGGTCAAGGGAAGACCTGGGGAAAATAGGGAAACAGTCCAGCTTTTCTGGCAGTATGGAGATCATTGAGGTGTCGTGA